The Hevea brasiliensis isolate MT/VB/25A 57/8 chromosome 1, ASM3005281v1, whole genome shotgun sequence genome has a window encoding:
- the LOC110633418 gene encoding dormancy-associated protein homolog 4 isoform X2: MGFLHKLWDETLAGPAPDTGLGKLRKYDSFSASTPRSAPAAIPHEEMAITRSITVLKTHSNFKNLSVDPGSAPDSPAACSTPGTPFSPGTPSEEFKRLTRRKSSADALLRAEPRRW, translated from the exons ATGGGATTTCTCCATAAGCTCTGGGACGAAACGCTCGCAGGGCCTGCGCCCGATACAGGGCTCGGCAAACTGCGTAAGTATGATTCTTTCTCTGCTTCCACACCAAGATCTGCTCCTGCTGCTATTCCTCATGAGGAAATGGCTATCACTCGAAGCATTACTGTTCTTAAGACTCATTCCAATTTCAAGAACTTGTCTGTGGATCCTGGTTCGGCTCCTGATTCTCCTGCTGCCTGTAGCACTCCTGGGACTCCATTCTCAC CTGGGACACCAAGTGAGGAATTCAAGAGACTGACGAGGAGAAAATCGTCTGCTGATGCACTACTTCGTGCTGAGCCTAGAA GATGGTGA
- the LOC110633418 gene encoding dormancy-associated protein homolog 4 isoform X1 produces the protein MGFLHKLWDETLAGPAPDTGLGKLRKYDSFSASTPRSAPAAIPHEEMAITRSITVLKTHSNFKNLSVDPGSAPDSPAACSTPGTPFSPGTPSEEFKRLTRRKSSADALLRAEPRSPTIHDWMVMSALDR, from the exons ATGGGATTTCTCCATAAGCTCTGGGACGAAACGCTCGCAGGGCCTGCGCCCGATACAGGGCTCGGCAAACTGCGTAAGTATGATTCTTTCTCTGCTTCCACACCAAGATCTGCTCCTGCTGCTATTCCTCATGAGGAAATGGCTATCACTCGAAGCATTACTGTTCTTAAGACTCATTCCAATTTCAAGAACTTGTCTGTGGATCCTGGTTCGGCTCCTGATTCTCCTGCTGCCTGTAGCACTCCTGGGACTCCATTCTCAC CTGGGACACCAAGTGAGGAATTCAAGAGACTGACGAGGAGAAAATCGTCTGCTGATGCACTACTTCGTGCTGAGCCTAGAAGTCCGACCATTCACGATTG GATGGTGATGAGTGCTTTGGATCGTTGA
- the LOC110633428 gene encoding trihelix transcription factor ASIL2-like: protein MDDDEEIQSHTSAATGSPSPSPPNGRITVTVAAAPPSSHPQQQNNNSLALTLPIQQPKTNGGGREDCWSEGATAVLIDAWGERYLELSRGNLKQKHWKEVADIVSSREDYKKAAKTDIQCKNRIDTVKKKYKLEKAKIASGGGPSKWPFYERLDQLIGPTAKIPVTAAAAAASLSSKVPVGIPVGIRSGGASGSNQYQFHQGKAQMKSNQVTKSHNVKPHLRKRNQVETESSSEEEENFPDSDDSLPPEKKSRVVVQRGVNTKGVKERKGWGNSIRMLTQAILKFGEAYEQAESVKLQQVVEMEKTRMKFAKELELQRMQFFMKTQMEISQLKRGRRGANGSNHHHHISGNNIIHNNNNSDSDN from the coding sequence ATGGACGATGATGAGGAGATACAGTCACACACATCGGCGGCCACCGGATCTCCCTCGCCGTCTCCACCCAACGGGAGAATTACGGTGACGGTGGCTGCTGCGCCTCCGTCTTCTCATCCTCAACAGCAGAACAACAATAGCTTAGCGCTAACTCTACCGATCCAGCAGCCGAAGACCAACGGGGGCGGAAGAGAGGATTGCTGGAGCGAAGGAGCGACGGCGGTGCTAATTGACGCGTGGGGTGAGAGGTATTTGGAGCTGAGCAGAGGGAATTTGAAGCAGAAGCACTGGAAGGAAGTTGCGGATATTGTGAGTAGCAGAGAGGACTATAAGAAGGCTGCGAAGACTGATATTCAATGCAAGAACCGAATTGATACGGTGAAGAAGAAGTATAAATTGGAGAAAGCGAAGATTGCTTCGGGTGGTGGACCCAGCAAGTGGCCGTTTTACGAACGTTTGGATCAGTTAATTGGTCCAACCGCCAAGATCCCTGTTACTGCTGCTGCCGCTGCTGCTTCTTTGTCTAGCAAAGTTCCGGTAGGAATCCCAGTTGGGATACGCAGTGGTGGAGCTAGTGGGTCGAACCAATATCAGTTTCATCAAGGAAAGGCACAAATGAAGAGCAATCAGGTAACGAAGAGTCATAATGTGAAACCGCATCTTCGAAAACGAAATCAGGTGGAAACTGAGTCATCCTCGGAGGAGGAGGAGAATTTTCCAGATTCGGATGATAGTTTGCCACCAGAGAAGAAGTCAAGGGTGGTGGTGCAGAGAGGAGTGAATACAAAGGGAGTGAAGGAAAGAAAAGGGTGGGGGAATTCAATTAGAATGTTGACACAAGCAATACTCAAGTTTGGGGAAGCTTATGAGCAGGCAGAGAGTGTCAAGTTGCAGCAGGTGGTGGAGATGGAGAAGACGAGGATGAAGTTTGCCAAAGAGCTGGAATTGCAGAGGatgcaatttttcatgaagacccaGATGGAAATCTCGCAATTGAAGCGCGGTAGAAGGGGAGCAAATGGTAGTAATCATCATCATCACATCAGTGGTAACAATATTATTCATAATAATAACAATAGTGATAGTGATAACTAA
- the LOC110633425 gene encoding uncharacterized protein LOC110633425 isoform X2: MKNDMPLDYAVFQLSPKHSRCELFVSSNGNTEKLASGLVKPFVTHLKVAEEQVARAVHSIKLEVQRHKNAETWFTKGTLERFVRFVSTPEVLEMVNTFDAEMSQLEAAQRIYSQGGRDQLSDALGGDAPGVVAGADATKKELLRAIDVRLTAVKQDLTTSLAHASAAGFNPDTVSELQLFSDCFGAHRLNEACNRFISLCERRPDLTNPWKPGVEEQVVRASWGSDMSIDPNSSVCAQPTVQGENKEEDKKEEPTTESSTSQPSQPARRLSVQDRINLFENKQKENSGGKPVAVGKSVELRRLSSDVSSVPAVERAVLRRWSAASDMSIDLGNDNKDNNYSKDQQGLNGKASSVKAEAMRVSGFKDQDELQTHVGGFLGKDEEVGLKGKVNSKDQVGSQASLRTLTGRGELASVDPEVREEKLVGILGGDEKSSAGKGHGVFEGKLRGYSDGGESVGVNNQSGLHIQIRSSIGRVADVDSGSRVQDVKTRDQPPSQSRLRGSQTHIRSLSGQLEGGFGMKVREGSYKEIGGDQSASQPRWRSATSEVEQVRKDVVVSVKEPTKVEDLEVPRMKVQKPFSAGPEHIVKLQGRRDETGSTYGSNKPVFHGKKVSESRESFGTVSAPSVEQVQRRQSKGNQELNDELKMKAYELEKLFAEHKLRVPGDQSGFSSRSKPAELQVEQAINSQYRKPTAVEISPAQVQDKKTVVEPIVNASDNVKFSTPPPMKTVDQNYGSSLRHNFSELSFSDDARGKFYERYMQKRDAKLREEWGTKRSEKEAKLKAMQDSLERSSAEMKAKFSGSADRLDSVSSARRRAEKLRTYYARSGIKREQHLVDSLQSEEDEDPSDILEKKYYKQDRSLGEVALVDGASRSSLNKKLVLNRNLSSSTPRTTAAPAPRSSVKISNQSSGRRRIQSENPLALSVPNFSDFRKENTKPSSGFCKTANRTQVRSYPHSKSTTEEIPLAKEEKPRQSQSLRKSSASPAEVKDLPTLNSDDVVLAPLKFDKEQTEQGPYEKFSKNVESKPFLRKGNGIGPGAETTIAKLKGSVANEALENEEAFEEYPFEAEDSINEAKKEDEEELETTEIEDSANTKNGKLGLGLESDKMSDSENSDSLRSLSQVDPSSVAELPASVPSTLNTVGSLQDSPGESPVSWNSRMHNPFSYPHGISDIDASVDSPIGSPALWNSHSLAHADTDTARMRKKWGSGQKPIIVSNSSHNQPRKDVTKGFKRLLKFGRKSRGTESLVDWISATTSEGDDDAEDGRDLANRTAEDLRKSRMGFLLSHPSDYGFNESELFNEHDQAIHSSIPAPPANFKPRDDHMSGSSIKAPRSFFSLSTFRSKGSESKLR; this comes from the exons atgaaaaatgacATGCCTCTTGACTATGCTGTGTTTCAACTGTCCCCAAAGCATTCACG TTGTGAATTGTTTGTGTCAAGTAACGGAAATACAGAGAAGCTTGCTTCAGGATTAGTAAAGCCATTTGTGACTCATTTAAAGGTTGCTGAAGAGCAGGTTGCACGGGCAGTTCATTCAATCAAGCTTGAAGTTCAAAGACATAAAAATGCTGAGACTTGGTTTACAAAAGGAACCCTTGAGAG ATTTGTGCGGTTTGTCAGTACACCTGAGGTATTAGAGATGGTCAATACATTTGATGCAGAGATGTCTCAGTTGGAAGCAGCACAAAGAATCTACTCTCAG GGGGGCAGAGATCAGCTTTCTGATGCTTTAG GTGGGGATGCACCAGGAGTGGTGGCAGGAGCTGATGCAACGAA GAAGGAGCTTCTGCGAGCTATTGATGTACGGCTTACTGCAGTTAAGCAGGATCTAACCACTTCCCTTGCTCATGCATCAGCTGCTGGTTTTAACCCTGACACTGTGTCAGAGCTCCAGCTATTTTCAGATTGTTTTGGTGCCCATCGCTTGAA TGAAGCTTGTAATAGATTTATCTCACTGTGTGAGAGAAGACCAGACCTGACCAATCCATGGAAGCCAGGTGTCGAGGAGCAAGTGGTTCGGGCTTCATGGGGATCTGACATGTCAATTGATCCCAATTCATCAGTATGTGCTCAACCAACTGTCCAGGGTGAGaacaaggaagaagataagaaagAGGAGCCTACTACTGAGTCATCAACTAGTCAACCAAGCCAACCTGCAAGGCGACTCAGTGTGCAGGACAGGATCAACCTGTTTGAGAATAAGCAGAAGGAGAACTCGGGCGGTAAACCTGTTGCTGTAGGCAAATCTGTAGAACTGAGGAGACTCTCTTCTGATGTATCTTCTGTGCCTGCAGTTGAAAGAGCTGTATTGAGGAGATGGAGTGCTGCAAGTGATATGAGCATTGACCTTGGCAATGACAATAAGGACAATAACT ATTCTAAGGATCAGCAGGGGTTGAATGGTAAAGCTAGTTCAGTTAAGGCTGAGGCTATGAGGGTTTCTGGGTTCAAAGATCAGGATGAGTTGCAGACACATGTTGGTGGATTTTTGGGGAAGGACGAGGAGGTGGGGTTGAAGGGGAAGGTGAATTCAAAAGATCAAGTGGGGTCTCAGGCCTCACTGAGGACATTAACAGGTAGAGGTGAGCTGGCCAGTGTTGATCCGGAGGTTAGAGAGGAGAAGTTAGTGGGCATCTTGGGTGGAGATGAGAAGAGTAGCGCAGGAAAAGGTCATGGGGTTTTTGAAGGAAAGTTGAGAGGTTATTCAGATGGAGGGGAGAGTGTTGGAGTCAACAACCAGTCTGGATTGCATATTCAGATCAGAAGTTCTATAGGCAGGGTGGCGGACGTTGATTCTGGGAGTAGAGTTCAGGATGTGAAAACAAGAGATCAGCCACCCAGTCAGTCACGGTTAAGGGGTTCTCAGACTCATATCCGATCTCTTTCTGGGCAGCTTGAAGGTGGTTTTGGTATGAAAGTAAGGGAAGGGTCATATAAAGAGATTGGCGGCGATCAGTCAGCTTCTCAGCCACGGTGGAGATCAGCTACTAGTGAAGTTGAGCAAGTGAGAAAGGACGTCGTGGTGTCTGTGAAGGAACCAACAAAAGTGGAAGATCTTGAAGTTCCAAGAATGAAGGTCCAGAAGCCTTTTTCTGCAGGTCCTGAACATATTGTGAAGCTGCAAGGTAGAAGAGATGAGACTGGCTCTACTTATGGAAGTAACAAGCCAGTTTTTCATGGTAAAAAGGTATCTGAGAGTCGAGAGAGCTTTGGTACTGTATCAGCACCATCAGTAGAGCAAGTTCAGAGAAGGCAATCTAAGGGGAATCAGGAGCTCAATGATGAGCTGAAAATGAAGGCATATGAGCTGGAAAAGCTTTTTGCAGAGCACAAGCTTCGTGTTCCTGGGGATCAATCTGGTTTTTCAAGTAGAAGCAAGCCTGCCGAGTTGCAGGTTGAACAGGCAATAAATTCACAGTACAGAAAACCAACAGCAGTGGAAATATCTCCAGCTCAGGTTCAGGATAAAAAGACAGTGGTTGAACCAATTGTGAATGCTAGTgataatgtcaagtttagcactcCTCCACCAATGAAGACAGTAGATCAGAACTATGGCAGTTCTCTGAGACATAATTTCTCGGAGCTGAGTTTTTCAGATGATGCTAGAGGAAAGTTCTATGAGAGGTACATGCAGAAAAGAGATGCAAAGCTAAGGGAAGAGTGGGGTACAAAAAGATCAGAGAAGGAAGCCAAGTTAAAGGCCATGCAAGATAGCCTTGAGCGGAGTAGTGCTGAAATGAAGGCCAAATTTTCTGGGTCCGCAGATAGACTGGATTCAGTGTCTAGTGCTCGTAGACGTGCAGAGAAGCTCAGAACATACTATGCTCGTTCTGGCATCAAGAGGGAGCAG CATCTGGTGGATTCCCTTCAGAGTGAGGAGGATGAAGATCCTTCTGACATTCTGGAAAAGAAATATTATAAACAAGATAGATCATTAGGTGAGGTGGCTTTAGTTGATGGCGCTTCTAGAAGTTCCCTAAACAAGAAGCTGGTGCTAAACAGAAATTTGTCTTCATCCACCCCTCGTACAACAGCAGCACCAGCTCCACGGTCATCAGTCAAAATTTCCAACCAAAGTTCTGGGAGGCGGAGAATTCAATCAGAAAATCCTCTAGCACTATCAGTTCCAAATTTTTCTGATTTTAGAAAAGAGAACACAAAGCCGTCTTCTGGATTCTGCAAAACAGCAAATCGCACACAGGTGAGAAGCTATCCCCACAGCAAGAGTACAACTGAAGAGATACCTCTTGCGAAGGAAGAAAAACCTCGACAGTCTCAGTCCTTGAGGAAAAGCTCTGCTAGTCCTGCCGAAGTCAAGGATTTGCCTACTTTGAACTCTGATGATGTAGTTTTGGCACCATTGAAGTTTGATAaagagcaaactgagcagggaccATATGAAAAATTTTCAAAGAATGTGGAGTCAAAGCCTTTCCTTAGGAAGGGTAATGGCATAGGTCCTGGTGCTGAAACTACTATTGCCAAACTGAAAGGTTCAGTGGCAAATGAGGCTTTGGAAAATGAAGAAGCATTTGAAGAATATCCCTTTGAGGCAGAAGATTCAATCAATGAAGCAAAAAAAGAAGATGAGGAGGAGCTAGAAACAACAGAGATTGAAGATTCTGCAAACACTAAAAACGGAAAACTGGGACTAGGCCTGGAATCTGATAAGATGTCTGATTCTGAGAATAGTGATTCTTTGAGATCTCTTTCTCAAGTTGATCCTTCTTCAGTTGCTGAACTGCCAGCATCTGTTCCTTCTACATTAAACACTGTTGGGTCCTTACAAGACTCACCTGGGGAAAGCCCAGTGTCATGGAACTCCCGCATGCATAATCCATTTTCTTACCCACATGGGATCTCAGACATTGATGCTTCTGTGGACTCTCCAATTGGAAGCCCTGCTTTGTGGAATTCTCACTCTCTTGCGCATGCAGACACTGATACAGCTCGAATGAGGAAGAAGTGGGGAAGTGGTCAGAAGCCTATTATAGTTTCTAATTCATCCCATAATCAGCCACGCAAGGACGTGACAAAAGGGTTTAAACGATTATTGAAGTTTGGAAGGAAAAGTCGTGGAACTGAGAGTTTGGTTGACTGGATTTCTGCAACGACTTCTGAAGGAGATGATGATGCAGAAGATGGACGAGATCTTGCCAATCGGACAGCAGAAGACTTGAGGAAGTCAAGAATGGGATTTTTACTGAGTCATCCTTCTGACTATGGCTTCAATGAAAGCGAGTTGTTCAATGAGCATG
- the LOC110633425 gene encoding uncharacterized protein LOC110633425 isoform X1, with protein MKNDMPLDYAVFQLSPKHSRCELFVSSNGNTEKLASGLVKPFVTHLKVAEEQVARAVHSIKLEVQRHKNAETWFTKGTLERFVRFVSTPEVLEMVNTFDAEMSQLEAAQRIYSQGGRDQLSDALGGDAPGVVAGADATKKELLRAIDVRLTAVKQDLTTSLAHASAAGFNPDTVSELQLFSDCFGAHRLNEACNRFISLCERRPDLTNPWKPGVEEQVVRASWGSDMSIDPNSSVCAQPTVQGENKEEDKKEEPTTESSTSQPSQPARRLSVQDRINLFENKQKENSGGKPVAVGKSVELRRLSSDVSSVPAVERAVLRRWSAASDMSIDLGNDNKDNNCMDSPLCASSSSSVSQSKNNMFSSSSADSKDQQGLNGKASSVKAEAMRVSGFKDQDELQTHVGGFLGKDEEVGLKGKVNSKDQVGSQASLRTLTGRGELASVDPEVREEKLVGILGGDEKSSAGKGHGVFEGKLRGYSDGGESVGVNNQSGLHIQIRSSIGRVADVDSGSRVQDVKTRDQPPSQSRLRGSQTHIRSLSGQLEGGFGMKVREGSYKEIGGDQSASQPRWRSATSEVEQVRKDVVVSVKEPTKVEDLEVPRMKVQKPFSAGPEHIVKLQGRRDETGSTYGSNKPVFHGKKVSESRESFGTVSAPSVEQVQRRQSKGNQELNDELKMKAYELEKLFAEHKLRVPGDQSGFSSRSKPAELQVEQAINSQYRKPTAVEISPAQVQDKKTVVEPIVNASDNVKFSTPPPMKTVDQNYGSSLRHNFSELSFSDDARGKFYERYMQKRDAKLREEWGTKRSEKEAKLKAMQDSLERSSAEMKAKFSGSADRLDSVSSARRRAEKLRTYYARSGIKREQHLVDSLQSEEDEDPSDILEKKYYKQDRSLGEVALVDGASRSSLNKKLVLNRNLSSSTPRTTAAPAPRSSVKISNQSSGRRRIQSENPLALSVPNFSDFRKENTKPSSGFCKTANRTQVRSYPHSKSTTEEIPLAKEEKPRQSQSLRKSSASPAEVKDLPTLNSDDVVLAPLKFDKEQTEQGPYEKFSKNVESKPFLRKGNGIGPGAETTIAKLKGSVANEALENEEAFEEYPFEAEDSINEAKKEDEEELETTEIEDSANTKNGKLGLGLESDKMSDSENSDSLRSLSQVDPSSVAELPASVPSTLNTVGSLQDSPGESPVSWNSRMHNPFSYPHGISDIDASVDSPIGSPALWNSHSLAHADTDTARMRKKWGSGQKPIIVSNSSHNQPRKDVTKGFKRLLKFGRKSRGTESLVDWISATTSEGDDDAEDGRDLANRTAEDLRKSRMGFLLSHPSDYGFNESELFNEHDQAIHSSIPAPPANFKPRDDHMSGSSIKAPRSFFSLSTFRSKGSESKLR; from the exons atgaaaaatgacATGCCTCTTGACTATGCTGTGTTTCAACTGTCCCCAAAGCATTCACG TTGTGAATTGTTTGTGTCAAGTAACGGAAATACAGAGAAGCTTGCTTCAGGATTAGTAAAGCCATTTGTGACTCATTTAAAGGTTGCTGAAGAGCAGGTTGCACGGGCAGTTCATTCAATCAAGCTTGAAGTTCAAAGACATAAAAATGCTGAGACTTGGTTTACAAAAGGAACCCTTGAGAG ATTTGTGCGGTTTGTCAGTACACCTGAGGTATTAGAGATGGTCAATACATTTGATGCAGAGATGTCTCAGTTGGAAGCAGCACAAAGAATCTACTCTCAG GGGGGCAGAGATCAGCTTTCTGATGCTTTAG GTGGGGATGCACCAGGAGTGGTGGCAGGAGCTGATGCAACGAA GAAGGAGCTTCTGCGAGCTATTGATGTACGGCTTACTGCAGTTAAGCAGGATCTAACCACTTCCCTTGCTCATGCATCAGCTGCTGGTTTTAACCCTGACACTGTGTCAGAGCTCCAGCTATTTTCAGATTGTTTTGGTGCCCATCGCTTGAA TGAAGCTTGTAATAGATTTATCTCACTGTGTGAGAGAAGACCAGACCTGACCAATCCATGGAAGCCAGGTGTCGAGGAGCAAGTGGTTCGGGCTTCATGGGGATCTGACATGTCAATTGATCCCAATTCATCAGTATGTGCTCAACCAACTGTCCAGGGTGAGaacaaggaagaagataagaaagAGGAGCCTACTACTGAGTCATCAACTAGTCAACCAAGCCAACCTGCAAGGCGACTCAGTGTGCAGGACAGGATCAACCTGTTTGAGAATAAGCAGAAGGAGAACTCGGGCGGTAAACCTGTTGCTGTAGGCAAATCTGTAGAACTGAGGAGACTCTCTTCTGATGTATCTTCTGTGCCTGCAGTTGAAAGAGCTGTATTGAGGAGATGGAGTGCTGCAAGTGATATGAGCATTGACCTTGGCAATGACAATAAGGACAATAACTGTATGGATAGCCCTTTGTGTGCATCCTCTTCATCTTCTGTATCCCAAAGCAAAAATAACATGTTTTCTAGCTCATCTGCAGATTCTAAGGATCAGCAGGGGTTGAATGGTAAAGCTAGTTCAGTTAAGGCTGAGGCTATGAGGGTTTCTGGGTTCAAAGATCAGGATGAGTTGCAGACACATGTTGGTGGATTTTTGGGGAAGGACGAGGAGGTGGGGTTGAAGGGGAAGGTGAATTCAAAAGATCAAGTGGGGTCTCAGGCCTCACTGAGGACATTAACAGGTAGAGGTGAGCTGGCCAGTGTTGATCCGGAGGTTAGAGAGGAGAAGTTAGTGGGCATCTTGGGTGGAGATGAGAAGAGTAGCGCAGGAAAAGGTCATGGGGTTTTTGAAGGAAAGTTGAGAGGTTATTCAGATGGAGGGGAGAGTGTTGGAGTCAACAACCAGTCTGGATTGCATATTCAGATCAGAAGTTCTATAGGCAGGGTGGCGGACGTTGATTCTGGGAGTAGAGTTCAGGATGTGAAAACAAGAGATCAGCCACCCAGTCAGTCACGGTTAAGGGGTTCTCAGACTCATATCCGATCTCTTTCTGGGCAGCTTGAAGGTGGTTTTGGTATGAAAGTAAGGGAAGGGTCATATAAAGAGATTGGCGGCGATCAGTCAGCTTCTCAGCCACGGTGGAGATCAGCTACTAGTGAAGTTGAGCAAGTGAGAAAGGACGTCGTGGTGTCTGTGAAGGAACCAACAAAAGTGGAAGATCTTGAAGTTCCAAGAATGAAGGTCCAGAAGCCTTTTTCTGCAGGTCCTGAACATATTGTGAAGCTGCAAGGTAGAAGAGATGAGACTGGCTCTACTTATGGAAGTAACAAGCCAGTTTTTCATGGTAAAAAGGTATCTGAGAGTCGAGAGAGCTTTGGTACTGTATCAGCACCATCAGTAGAGCAAGTTCAGAGAAGGCAATCTAAGGGGAATCAGGAGCTCAATGATGAGCTGAAAATGAAGGCATATGAGCTGGAAAAGCTTTTTGCAGAGCACAAGCTTCGTGTTCCTGGGGATCAATCTGGTTTTTCAAGTAGAAGCAAGCCTGCCGAGTTGCAGGTTGAACAGGCAATAAATTCACAGTACAGAAAACCAACAGCAGTGGAAATATCTCCAGCTCAGGTTCAGGATAAAAAGACAGTGGTTGAACCAATTGTGAATGCTAGTgataatgtcaagtttagcactcCTCCACCAATGAAGACAGTAGATCAGAACTATGGCAGTTCTCTGAGACATAATTTCTCGGAGCTGAGTTTTTCAGATGATGCTAGAGGAAAGTTCTATGAGAGGTACATGCAGAAAAGAGATGCAAAGCTAAGGGAAGAGTGGGGTACAAAAAGATCAGAGAAGGAAGCCAAGTTAAAGGCCATGCAAGATAGCCTTGAGCGGAGTAGTGCTGAAATGAAGGCCAAATTTTCTGGGTCCGCAGATAGACTGGATTCAGTGTCTAGTGCTCGTAGACGTGCAGAGAAGCTCAGAACATACTATGCTCGTTCTGGCATCAAGAGGGAGCAG CATCTGGTGGATTCCCTTCAGAGTGAGGAGGATGAAGATCCTTCTGACATTCTGGAAAAGAAATATTATAAACAAGATAGATCATTAGGTGAGGTGGCTTTAGTTGATGGCGCTTCTAGAAGTTCCCTAAACAAGAAGCTGGTGCTAAACAGAAATTTGTCTTCATCCACCCCTCGTACAACAGCAGCACCAGCTCCACGGTCATCAGTCAAAATTTCCAACCAAAGTTCTGGGAGGCGGAGAATTCAATCAGAAAATCCTCTAGCACTATCAGTTCCAAATTTTTCTGATTTTAGAAAAGAGAACACAAAGCCGTCTTCTGGATTCTGCAAAACAGCAAATCGCACACAGGTGAGAAGCTATCCCCACAGCAAGAGTACAACTGAAGAGATACCTCTTGCGAAGGAAGAAAAACCTCGACAGTCTCAGTCCTTGAGGAAAAGCTCTGCTAGTCCTGCCGAAGTCAAGGATTTGCCTACTTTGAACTCTGATGATGTAGTTTTGGCACCATTGAAGTTTGATAaagagcaaactgagcagggaccATATGAAAAATTTTCAAAGAATGTGGAGTCAAAGCCTTTCCTTAGGAAGGGTAATGGCATAGGTCCTGGTGCTGAAACTACTATTGCCAAACTGAAAGGTTCAGTGGCAAATGAGGCTTTGGAAAATGAAGAAGCATTTGAAGAATATCCCTTTGAGGCAGAAGATTCAATCAATGAAGCAAAAAAAGAAGATGAGGAGGAGCTAGAAACAACAGAGATTGAAGATTCTGCAAACACTAAAAACGGAAAACTGGGACTAGGCCTGGAATCTGATAAGATGTCTGATTCTGAGAATAGTGATTCTTTGAGATCTCTTTCTCAAGTTGATCCTTCTTCAGTTGCTGAACTGCCAGCATCTGTTCCTTCTACATTAAACACTGTTGGGTCCTTACAAGACTCACCTGGGGAAAGCCCAGTGTCATGGAACTCCCGCATGCATAATCCATTTTCTTACCCACATGGGATCTCAGACATTGATGCTTCTGTGGACTCTCCAATTGGAAGCCCTGCTTTGTGGAATTCTCACTCTCTTGCGCATGCAGACACTGATACAGCTCGAATGAGGAAGAAGTGGGGAAGTGGTCAGAAGCCTATTATAGTTTCTAATTCATCCCATAATCAGCCACGCAAGGACGTGACAAAAGGGTTTAAACGATTATTGAAGTTTGGAAGGAAAAGTCGTGGAACTGAGAGTTTGGTTGACTGGATTTCTGCAACGACTTCTGAAGGAGATGATGATGCAGAAGATGGACGAGATCTTGCCAATCGGACAGCAGAAGACTTGAGGAAGTCAAGAATGGGATTTTTACTGAGTCATCCTTCTGACTATGGCTTCAATGAAAGCGAGTTGTTCAATGAGCATG